The following coding sequences lie in one Paracidovorax avenae genomic window:
- a CDS encoding NADH-quinone oxidoreductase subunit L: MQDLDFLPSITALLPAALMLCTAAGLSLHRGAVRPAWRALHAASALGLVAAVGALVAVATGASAPLASWLRPTLPGSAVAVLVQALGGVVGVFSARYLDGEARQARYAAALAAVLGGVQVLLLADHWAVLIAAWAGIGLALERLLCFYADRPFALLAAHKKRVADRAADGLLVGAAALSWHAVGSGSLSDLAAHVQAAGLSAPLQVAAVLLVAAVVLRTALMPVHGWLIQVMEAPTPVSALLHAGVVNLGGVVLIRCAPLLEHAMPARAILVALGLATALGAGLVMLTRISIKVRLAWSTVAQMGFMLVECGLGLYTLAALHLLGHSIYKAHAFLAASDMVRQTRARALRPPQMPARASLLAAPLLAGAVVVAVGGGWPLWWTGVMALAWAPLLWAPGLRQLATGLAATAVLTVVARAAHALPLGLHDAPQGALGCLALAGMAALYAVLVALQMRPQALLTARRWSYAGFYLDEFYTRWSLRLWPRRWTPAPPPPRPATI; encoded by the coding sequence ATGCAAGACCTCGACTTTCTTCCTTCCATCACTGCCCTGTTGCCCGCGGCGCTGATGCTGTGCACCGCGGCCGGGCTGTCGCTTCACCGGGGGGCGGTGCGCCCTGCCTGGCGGGCGCTGCACGCGGCGTCTGCGCTGGGCCTGGTGGCTGCGGTGGGCGCGCTGGTCGCCGTGGCCACCGGGGCGTCCGCACCGCTCGCCTCCTGGCTGCGCCCGACGTTGCCGGGCAGTGCCGTGGCGGTGCTCGTGCAGGCACTGGGCGGGGTGGTGGGCGTGTTCTCTGCCCGCTACCTGGACGGCGAGGCGCGCCAGGCCCGCTACGCCGCCGCGCTGGCCGCGGTACTGGGCGGCGTGCAGGTGCTGCTGCTGGCCGACCACTGGGCCGTGCTGATAGCCGCCTGGGCCGGCATCGGCCTGGCGCTGGAGCGGCTGCTGTGCTTTTATGCCGACCGCCCGTTCGCGCTGCTGGCCGCGCACAAGAAGCGCGTGGCCGACCGCGCGGCCGATGGGCTGCTGGTTGGTGCCGCGGCGCTGAGCTGGCATGCGGTGGGCAGCGGCTCGCTGAGTGACCTGGCGGCCCATGTGCAGGCTGCGGGCCTGTCCGCGCCGCTGCAGGTGGCCGCCGTGCTGCTGGTGGCCGCCGTCGTGTTGCGCACCGCGCTGATGCCGGTGCACGGCTGGCTGATCCAGGTGATGGAGGCGCCCACGCCGGTGTCGGCGCTGCTGCATGCCGGTGTGGTGAACCTGGGGGGCGTGGTGCTGATCCGCTGCGCGCCGTTGCTGGAACACGCCATGCCGGCGCGCGCCATTCTCGTCGCGCTGGGGCTGGCGACGGCGCTGGGCGCCGGCCTGGTGATGCTGACCCGCATCAGCATCAAGGTGCGGCTGGCCTGGAGCACCGTCGCGCAGATGGGCTTCATGCTGGTGGAATGCGGCCTGGGTCTCTACACCCTCGCGGCGCTGCACCTGCTGGGCCATTCCATCTACAAGGCGCATGCCTTCCTGGCCGCGTCCGACATGGTGCGGCAGACCCGGGCGCGGGCGCTGCGGCCGCCGCAGATGCCGGCCCGCGCCAGCCTGCTGGCGGCACCGCTGCTGGCCGGGGCGGTCGTGGTGGCCGTGGGTGGTGGCTGGCCGCTGTGGTGGACGGGCGTGATGGCGCTGGCCTGGGCGCCGCTGCTGTGGGCACCGGGGCTGCGGCAGCTGGCCACCGGCCTGGCCGCCACGGCGGTGCTGACGGTCGTGGCGCGCGCCGCCCACGCGCTGCCGCTGGGCCTGCACGATGCGCCGCAGGGCGCGCTGGGATGCCTGGCCCTGGCCGGCATGGCGGCGCTCTACGCCGTGCTCGTCGCGCTGCAGATGCGCCCGCAGGCACTGCTCACCGCACGCCGCTGGAGCTACGCCGGCTTCTACCTCGACGAGTTCTACACCCGCTGGAGCCTGCGCCTGTGGCCGCGCCGCTGGACACCAGCGCCGCCCCCACCGCGCCCCGCCACGATCTGA
- a CDS encoding LysR family transcriptional regulator translates to MRLEQLNFHHLFYFWRVAKLGHLTRAAEEVHASQSALSAQIRQLEERLGEPLFTRENRRMVLTEAGQVVLSYAEDIFGLGQELLGRLQGRSQGMTRLRVGAVATMSRNYQENLLRPLLADPDVVLTLESGLLDDLLQRLLEHQLDVVLANQSVPADPGRPLHCRFLASQAISIVGPAHRWPAGGLRVPQDLHGMDIALPGPRHAVRGPFDALCASAGVAPRLRAEVDDMALLRLIARDSGWLSLLSEVVVQDELKSGLLVIAGQSSELTENFYAITVPRRHRVEALEKLLGVQAAQEAA, encoded by the coding sequence ATGCGACTCGAGCAGCTCAACTTCCACCACCTCTTCTACTTCTGGCGGGTGGCCAAGCTGGGCCACCTGACACGGGCGGCCGAGGAAGTGCATGCCTCGCAGTCGGCGCTCTCCGCGCAGATCCGCCAGCTGGAGGAGCGACTCGGCGAGCCGCTGTTCACTCGTGAGAACCGGCGCATGGTGCTGACCGAGGCGGGGCAGGTCGTGCTGTCGTATGCCGAGGACATCTTCGGCCTGGGCCAGGAACTGCTGGGGCGGCTGCAGGGACGCAGCCAGGGGATGACCCGGCTGCGCGTGGGCGCGGTCGCCACCATGTCGCGCAACTACCAGGAGAACCTGCTGCGCCCCCTGCTGGCCGACCCCGACGTGGTACTGACCCTCGAATCGGGCCTGCTGGACGACCTGCTGCAGCGCCTGCTCGAGCACCAGCTGGATGTCGTGCTGGCCAACCAGAGCGTGCCCGCCGACCCCGGCCGCCCGCTGCACTGCCGCTTCCTGGCCAGCCAGGCCATCTCGATCGTGGGCCCGGCCCACCGCTGGCCGGCCGGAGGTTTGCGCGTGCCGCAGGACCTGCACGGCATGGACATCGCCCTGCCCGGCCCCCGCCATGCCGTGCGCGGGCCTTTCGATGCACTGTGCGCTTCGGCCGGCGTGGCGCCTCGCCTGCGCGCCGAAGTGGACGACATGGCCTTGCTGCGGCTGATCGCCCGCGACAGCGGCTGGCTGTCACTGCTGTCCGAGGTGGTGGTGCAGGACGAGCTGAAAAGCGGGCTGCTGGTGATCGCCGGCCAGTCGAGCGAACTGACCGAGAACTTCTACGCCATCACGGTGCCGCGGCGGCACCGGGTGGAGGCGCTGGAGAAGCTGCTGGGCGTGCAAGCCGCCCAAGAAGCGGCCTGA
- a CDS encoding CYTH and CHAD domain-containing protein, with the protein MEIEFKFLIPEHRLEGVEAALQQGPFTACRMEAHYFDTPEGDLARHGIAWRVRNEGGAWVQTVKTLGDGPLARGEHNAPVPRPADPAGIPRPDPVLHAGSTAGRQLAKVLAGARAAPVATYGTEFERVARDIPLPGGAMEVALDVGRVVARRGGADEVSEPLCELELELKQGSVPALVAAATQWARTHGLVLSTLSKAERGERLRAGQAAGPAAKAGPVRAPKGHLPAGQDLQRAVVAHCLEQILANASEIAHGHADDRHIHQLRVGLRRLRTALREFDRVAPGRFDPAWQAPLRTAFRRLGTLRDGGHVLERIGEALRQAGTPAVDTGGSPSESPQHIVADAAFQSTLVALMGFAATPGRPPQARSSEERGLDADATRRALRKALRKLHRGIAEDAASFGSLPAERRHGVRKRVKRLRYLAEFLAPALKGGGKDFLRHLEPAQDALGRLNDEQVAEARYRQLAAKHPKAWFAVGWLAARREPLLAECERALGRLKEGPEVRKGGFRQTGDGVRMER; encoded by the coding sequence ATGGAAATCGAATTCAAGTTCCTGATCCCCGAGCACCGCCTGGAAGGCGTGGAAGCCGCACTGCAGCAAGGTCCCTTCACTGCGTGCCGCATGGAAGCGCATTACTTCGACACGCCCGAGGGCGACCTCGCCCGCCACGGCATCGCATGGCGCGTGCGCAACGAAGGCGGGGCCTGGGTACAGACCGTGAAGACCCTGGGCGACGGGCCTCTGGCGCGCGGGGAGCACAACGCGCCCGTGCCGCGGCCCGCCGATCCGGCGGGCATTCCCCGCCCCGACCCCGTCCTGCATGCCGGCTCCACCGCAGGCAGGCAGCTCGCCAAGGTGCTGGCGGGCGCCAGGGCCGCGCCTGTTGCGACCTATGGCACCGAATTCGAGCGCGTGGCGCGCGACATCCCCCTGCCCGGCGGCGCGATGGAAGTGGCGCTGGATGTCGGCCGCGTGGTGGCCCGCCGCGGCGGCGCAGACGAGGTGTCCGAACCCCTCTGCGAACTGGAACTGGAACTGAAGCAGGGCTCCGTGCCCGCCCTCGTGGCGGCCGCCACCCAATGGGCGCGTACGCACGGACTGGTGCTGAGCACCCTGTCCAAGGCCGAGCGGGGCGAGCGCCTGCGGGCCGGGCAGGCCGCCGGCCCCGCGGCCAAGGCCGGCCCGGTCCGCGCGCCGAAGGGGCATCTCCCCGCAGGACAGGACCTGCAGCGAGCCGTGGTCGCCCACTGCCTGGAACAGATCCTGGCCAACGCGAGCGAGATCGCGCACGGCCACGCCGATGACAGGCACATCCACCAGCTGCGCGTGGGCCTGCGGCGCCTGCGCACCGCCTTGCGCGAATTCGACCGCGTGGCGCCCGGCCGCTTCGATCCCGCGTGGCAGGCGCCGCTGCGCACCGCCTTCCGCCGCCTGGGCACCCTGCGGGATGGCGGGCACGTGCTGGAGCGGATCGGCGAGGCGCTCCGCCAGGCCGGGACGCCTGCCGTGGACACCGGCGGCTCGCCGTCCGAATCCCCGCAGCACATCGTGGCCGATGCCGCGTTCCAGTCCACCCTGGTCGCGCTGATGGGATTCGCGGCCACGCCGGGCCGCCCGCCACAGGCGCGCAGCAGCGAGGAACGCGGGCTGGACGCGGACGCCACACGGCGCGCGCTGCGCAAGGCCCTGCGCAAGCTGCACCGGGGCATCGCCGAAGATGCGGCTTCGTTCGGCAGCCTGCCGGCCGAACGCCGCCACGGCGTGCGCAAGCGCGTCAAGCGCCTGCGCTACCTGGCCGAATTCCTCGCGCCCGCGCTCAAGGGCGGCGGCAAGGATTTCCTGCGCCACCTGGAGCCCGCGCAGGACGCCCTGGGCCGCCTCAACGACGAACAGGTAGCGGAGGCACGGTACCGCCAGCTCGCGGCGAAGCACCCGAAGGCCTGGTTCGCCGTCGGCTGGCTGGCGGCACGGCGCGAGCCGCTGCTGGCGGAGTGCGAGCGCGCGCTGGGGCGGCTGAAGGAGGGACCGGAGGTGCGCAAGGGCGGGTTCCGCCAGACCGGAGACGGTGTGAGAATGGAACGATGA
- a CDS encoding YbcC family protein → MHTDTLEHDALARAGAHARIQAACAQACSAIAPAWPLDRAIAVNPHWQRTGQPLRRVAARMALLGGIQVFPPRERQREAWQGGRIAPQDLALALQRLPDAAGLGEAGCVAALDRSGGLQPLPLLIDVLDNDPARDTRLTWRQAITHQVSQTCAAFFDRAQADWQPERGPGLYAFWRDTLTHDHGIGTLMGLPGLHRGVQALPATREDAEAWAMHHLQLPDGAWADYLEAVLLTVNGWASWCAYLAWQAPEGAPEREHLRDLLAIRLAWGAVLLECKDDAAARQAFAALQAEWGRAPERLQRAEQVLVVDEVWQLALELGYQRELAGRLARAPGLPSAEPEAQAVFCIDVRSEPLRRALETTAPTLQTLGFAGFFGVPAAYTPLGTTARRPQLPGLLPPAMEVTDQLPEPAAAVTARHRRLAWAAQWESTTRWPGAAFSFVEALGAGYLGKLGGWLWPREHARDSGDHEGLPARYRPVCRPMLSGLSLEERAALAARVLKALGLARGAAPLVMLVGHGSQSANNAQAAALDCGACCGQTGEVNARALALLLNEAEVRAALPSLGIALPEATCFVAALHNTTTDEIEGFDLDLLPPGARARWERWQPVFAAAGDRVRRERAPSLGLDPHAAAGDLLSTLRRRANDGAQTRPEWGLAGNAAFVIAPRARTRGAELGGRAFLHDYDPAQDTDGSLLELLMTAPMLVTHWINWQYHASTCDPERLGSGNKLLHNVVGGHIGVFEGNGGDLRIGLSRQSLHDGRRWVHEPLRLTVVIDAPAAAIEAVIARHAVLPHLLGHGWLHLWRFGEAGLERREGGRWCAVDSCGG, encoded by the coding sequence ATGCACACCGACACCCTCGAACACGACGCCCTGGCCCGGGCCGGGGCGCACGCCCGCATCCAGGCCGCCTGTGCCCAGGCCTGCAGCGCGATCGCTCCTGCCTGGCCGCTGGACCGCGCCATCGCCGTCAACCCGCACTGGCAGCGCACCGGCCAGCCGCTGCGCCGCGTCGCCGCGCGCATGGCGCTGCTGGGCGGCATCCAGGTCTTCCCGCCGCGCGAGCGCCAGCGCGAGGCCTGGCAGGGCGGCCGCATCGCCCCACAGGACCTGGCCCTGGCGCTGCAGCGCCTGCCGGATGCGGCCGGCCTGGGCGAGGCCGGCTGCGTCGCCGCGCTGGACCGCTCCGGCGGGCTGCAGCCGCTGCCGCTGCTGATCGATGTGCTGGACAACGACCCTGCCCGCGACACGCGCCTGACATGGCGCCAGGCCATCACCCACCAGGTCAGCCAGACCTGCGCCGCTTTCTTCGACCGGGCCCAGGCCGACTGGCAGCCCGAGCGCGGTCCGGGCCTCTACGCCTTCTGGCGCGACACGCTGACGCATGACCACGGCATCGGCACGCTGATGGGGCTGCCCGGCCTGCACCGCGGCGTGCAGGCCCTGCCCGCGACGCGCGAGGACGCCGAGGCCTGGGCGATGCACCACCTGCAGCTGCCCGATGGCGCCTGGGCCGACTACCTGGAGGCCGTGCTGCTCACCGTCAACGGCTGGGCCTCGTGGTGCGCGTACCTCGCCTGGCAGGCGCCCGAGGGCGCGCCGGAGCGCGAGCACCTGCGCGACCTGCTGGCCATCCGCCTGGCATGGGGGGCCGTGCTGCTGGAGTGCAAGGACGACGCCGCTGCGCGCCAGGCCTTTGCCGCGCTGCAGGCCGAATGGGGCCGCGCTCCCGAGCGGCTGCAGCGGGCCGAGCAGGTGCTGGTCGTCGATGAGGTGTGGCAACTCGCGCTGGAGCTGGGTTACCAGCGCGAGCTGGCCGGGCGGCTGGCCCGGGCGCCCGGCTTGCCGAGCGCCGAACCCGAGGCGCAGGCCGTGTTCTGCATCGACGTACGCAGCGAGCCGCTGCGCCGCGCGCTGGAAACCACCGCGCCGACGCTGCAGACGCTGGGCTTTGCCGGCTTTTTCGGGGTGCCGGCGGCGTACACGCCGCTGGGCACCACGGCGCGCCGGCCCCAGCTGCCGGGCCTGCTGCCGCCCGCGATGGAGGTGACCGACCAGTTGCCCGAGCCCGCGGCCGCCGTCACCGCCCGGCACCGCCGCCTGGCCTGGGCGGCGCAGTGGGAGTCCACCACGCGCTGGCCCGGCGCGGCCTTCTCCTTTGTCGAGGCGCTGGGCGCCGGCTACCTCGGCAAGCTGGGCGGCTGGCTGTGGCCGCGCGAACATGCGCGCGACAGCGGCGACCATGAAGGCCTGCCGGCGCGCTACCGCCCCGTCTGCCGGCCCATGCTGAGCGGCTTGTCTCTGGAGGAGCGCGCAGCGCTTGCTGCGCGCGTGCTCAAGGCCCTGGGCCTGGCCCGCGGCGCCGCGCCGCTGGTGATGCTGGTGGGCCATGGCAGCCAGTCGGCCAACAACGCCCAGGCCGCGGCGCTGGACTGCGGCGCCTGCTGCGGCCAGACCGGCGAGGTCAATGCACGTGCCCTGGCGCTGCTGCTCAACGAGGCCGAGGTGCGTGCCGCGCTGCCTTCCCTGGGCATCGCGCTGCCCGAGGCCACGTGTTTCGTCGCCGCGCTGCACAACACGACGACCGACGAGATCGAGGGCTTCGACCTCGATCTGCTGCCGCCCGGGGCGCGTGCGCGCTGGGAGCGCTGGCAGCCGGTGTTCGCTGCCGCGGGCGACCGCGTGCGCCGCGAACGCGCCCCCTCGCTGGGCCTGGACCCGCATGCCGCAGCCGGCGATCTGCTGTCCACGCTGCGCCGCCGCGCCAACGACGGCGCCCAGACCCGCCCCGAATGGGGCCTGGCCGGCAATGCCGCCTTCGTCATCGCGCCGCGCGCGCGCACCCGGGGCGCGGAACTGGGCGGCCGTGCCTTCCTGCACGATTACGACCCCGCCCAGGATACCGACGGCAGCCTGCTGGAACTGCTGATGACGGCGCCCATGCTCGTCACGCACTGGATCAACTGGCAGTACCACGCCTCCACCTGCGACCCCGAGCGCCTGGGCAGCGGCAACAAGCTGCTGCACAACGTGGTGGGCGGGCACATCGGCGTGTTCGAGGGCAACGGCGGCGACCTGCGCATCGGCCTGTCGCGCCAGTCGCTGCACGACGGCCGGCGCTGGGTGCACGAGCCGCTGCGGCTCACCGTGGTCATCGACGCGCCCGCGGCAGCCATCGAGGCGGTCATCGCCCGGCATGCGGTGCTGCCGCACTTGCTGGGCCACGGGTGGCTGCATCTGTGGCGTTTCGGGGAGGCGGGGCTGGAGCGGCGCGAGGGAGGGCGCTGGTGCGCTGTGGACTCGTGCGGGGGCTGA
- a CDS encoding GreA/GreB family elongation factor produces the protein MHAAVQVHGERVLTDLDFARLSRLASQQPAPPSLADLLENADVTSSRTVEADVVTMYSRVELVDTATGARQVLTICYPRDADLAAGFVSVLSPVGSSLLGLRVGQTARWCTPRGEACEATVAGIQHQPEAEGDYLR, from the coding sequence ATGCATGCAGCGGTTCAGGTTCACGGCGAGCGCGTGCTCACCGATCTCGATTTCGCGCGCCTGTCGCGCCTCGCGAGCCAGCAGCCCGCCCCCCCGTCCCTGGCGGACCTGCTGGAGAACGCGGACGTCACCAGTTCCCGGACCGTGGAAGCGGACGTGGTCACCATGTACTCGCGGGTGGAACTCGTGGACACCGCGACCGGCGCCCGCCAGGTGCTGACGATCTGCTACCCGCGGGATGCCGATCTCGCGGCGGGTTTCGTCTCGGTGCTGTCGCCGGTGGGCAGCAGCCTGCTGGGCCTGCGCGTCGGGCAGACCGCGCGGTGGTGCACGCCGCGCGGCGAGGCCTGCGAGGCGACCGTGGCGGGCATACAGCACCAGCCCGAGGCCGAGGGCGACTACCTGCGCTAG
- a CDS encoding CopG family transcriptional regulator: MTSLPTAQRPPKVGDSEKITINLGYVDLGHIDLLVAESFYGNRTDFIRTAIRNQLAVHADALRQVVARKMLVLGLQRFSAADLEAARAAGQRLQIRVLGLATIDPDVTPELALATIDSLTVLGALQASSAVKTALAGRIH, encoded by the coding sequence ATGACTTCGCTCCCAACTGCCCAGCGCCCGCCCAAGGTCGGGGATTCCGAAAAGATCACCATCAACCTCGGATACGTTGACCTCGGCCACATCGACCTGCTGGTGGCCGAGAGCTTCTACGGCAACCGCACGGACTTCATCCGCACGGCGATACGCAACCAGCTCGCGGTACACGCCGACGCGCTGCGGCAGGTGGTGGCGCGCAAGATGCTGGTCCTGGGCCTGCAGCGCTTCTCGGCAGCGGATCTGGAGGCCGCGCGCGCTGCGGGCCAGCGGCTGCAGATCCGCGTGCTCGGCCTTGCCACGATCGACCCCGACGTCACGCCGGAACTGGCGCTGGCCACCATCGATTCCCTCACCGTGCTCGGTGCGCTGCAGGCCAGCAGCGCCGTGAAGACCGCGCTGGCCGGACGCATCCATTGA
- a CDS encoding DUF2721 domain-containing protein, with protein MLTIHADTSHVIQLAVGPAFMLAAIGSTLTVLTNRLARINDRTIKRRDDLEHAGAEAGPVLQQELQALNRRAKVVNAAITVAAVCAILVCFLIVSLFVGNELGIAFDRPVAGLFVLAMLGLVATYTLMLVEIYLAQHSINPT; from the coding sequence ATGCTGACCATCCACGCCGACACCTCGCACGTCATCCAGCTCGCAGTGGGGCCCGCCTTCATGCTGGCCGCCATCGGCAGCACGCTGACCGTGCTGACCAACCGCCTGGCCCGCATCAATGACCGCACCATCAAGCGCCGGGACGACCTGGAGCATGCCGGCGCCGAGGCGGGGCCGGTGCTGCAGCAGGAGCTGCAGGCGCTCAACCGCCGCGCGAAGGTGGTGAATGCCGCCATCACGGTGGCTGCCGTCTGCGCGATCCTGGTCTGCTTCCTGATCGTGTCGCTCTTCGTGGGCAACGAGCTGGGCATCGCCTTCGACCGGCCGGTGGCCGGCCTTTTCGTGCTGGCCATGCTGGGGCTGGTGGCCACCTATACGCTCATGCTGGTCGAGATCTACCTCGCGCAGCACAGCATCAACCCGACCTGA
- a CDS encoding lysophospholipase, with product MSTSTSSFPSDADGTPVATYTWADVSGTPTGVVQIAHGLAEHGERYDRFAKALNAAGFLVHAVDHRGHGRTAGGRMGDFGKAGFEGLIADVAQFGALLRARHGQLPLFLFAHSMGSFAAQAALLDHSATWSGVVLSGSTALDLFAADLANPPPGAPAGLAALNAGFAHRTGYEWLSRDAAEVDAYVANPWCGWDVPPDVFPALMAPAPRVADPARLAGIRGDLPILIASGDADPLAGGGERLKILGRRYRDASIADVTVKLYPAGRHEILNETNRDEVTADIVAWLRAHAA from the coding sequence ATGAGCACTTCGACCTCATCCTTCCCTTCCGATGCCGACGGCACCCCCGTCGCGACGTACACCTGGGCCGACGTGTCCGGCACACCCACGGGCGTGGTGCAGATCGCCCACGGGCTGGCCGAGCACGGCGAGCGCTACGACCGCTTCGCCAAGGCACTGAACGCCGCCGGTTTCCTGGTCCACGCGGTGGACCACCGCGGCCACGGGCGCACCGCGGGCGGACGCATGGGCGACTTCGGCAAGGCCGGCTTCGAGGGCCTGATCGCCGACGTGGCCCAGTTCGGCGCCCTGCTGCGGGCCCGGCACGGGCAGCTGCCCCTGTTCCTGTTCGCCCACTCGATGGGCTCCTTCGCCGCGCAGGCCGCCCTCCTCGACCATTCGGCAACGTGGTCCGGCGTGGTCCTGTCCGGATCGACCGCGCTGGACCTGTTCGCCGCCGACCTGGCGAATCCCCCGCCAGGCGCTCCCGCAGGCCTGGCGGCGCTCAATGCGGGCTTCGCGCACCGCACGGGCTACGAGTGGCTGTCGCGCGACGCGGCCGAAGTGGACGCCTACGTCGCCAACCCCTGGTGCGGATGGGACGTTCCCCCCGACGTGTTTCCTGCCTTGATGGCGCCCGCCCCCCGCGTCGCCGATCCGGCCCGGCTGGCCGGCATCCGCGGCGACCTGCCCATCCTCATCGCGTCCGGCGACGCGGATCCGCTCGCCGGCGGCGGCGAGCGGCTGAAGATCCTGGGCCGGCGCTACCGCGACGCGAGCATCGCCGACGTGACCGTGAAGCTCTACCCGGCCGGCCGCCATGAAATCCTGAACGAAACCAACCGCGACGAGGTGACCGCCGATATCGTGGCCTGGCTGCGCGCGCACGCGGCCTGA
- a CDS encoding PHB depolymerase family esterase produces MNPLFQRLMADAARSTRGGRLGEATEAIQRALRGAAAHAQAAAVSAAGPAPVFRGAAGPAADPRVLDGLVREVHDPNTAGEAREARRPGSTAPLQGSGEQWQSGSFSHQNRTLAYRLYLPPEVPGDGAPRPMVVMLHGCTQHAEDFAAGTRMNALARELGVVVLYPEQTQRANAQKCWNWFKPQHQQRGRGEPAVIAALARSIATAHRVDPQRVYVAGLSAGGAMADVVGHCYPDVFAAVGVHSGLPYGCAADVASALSAMRSGPGPAPGATAGARSTALPTIVFHGDADSTVHVRNAESLVAALRGGSGQGAASGAGAAPRVTRGQSGRGARHTRTVYTDAAGLDSLEYWQLHGAGHAWSGGSASGSYTDPSGVDASAEMLRFFLAHPRAAR; encoded by the coding sequence GTGAACCCACTCTTCCAGCGACTGATGGCCGATGCCGCGCGTTCCACGCGCGGCGGCCGGCTCGGCGAAGCCACCGAGGCCATCCAGCGCGCGTTGCGCGGGGCGGCCGCACACGCACAGGCGGCTGCCGTGTCGGCTGCGGGACCGGCTCCGGTATTCCGCGGTGCCGCGGGCCCGGCGGCGGACCCCAGGGTGCTCGATGGACTGGTCCGCGAGGTGCACGATCCGAACACGGCAGGTGAGGCCCGCGAGGCGCGCCGGCCCGGGAGCACTGCGCCCCTCCAGGGCAGCGGCGAACAATGGCAATCCGGTAGTTTCAGCCACCAGAACCGCACGCTGGCCTACCGCCTCTACCTTCCGCCGGAAGTGCCGGGCGACGGTGCACCGCGGCCCATGGTGGTCATGCTGCACGGCTGCACCCAGCATGCGGAGGATTTCGCGGCAGGCACGCGCATGAACGCGCTCGCGCGGGAGCTCGGCGTGGTAGTCCTCTATCCGGAGCAGACGCAGCGCGCCAATGCCCAGAAATGCTGGAACTGGTTCAAACCGCAGCACCAGCAGCGCGGGCGCGGGGAGCCGGCGGTGATCGCCGCCCTCGCGCGCTCCATCGCCACCGCGCACCGGGTGGATCCGCAGCGGGTATACGTCGCGGGCCTGTCCGCTGGCGGCGCGATGGCGGATGTGGTCGGGCATTGCTATCCGGACGTGTTCGCTGCCGTGGGCGTGCATTCCGGCCTGCCATACGGCTGCGCGGCGGATGTCGCCTCCGCGCTGTCGGCGATGCGCAGCGGCCCGGGGCCTGCGCCAGGGGCCACTGCAGGGGCGCGCAGCACGGCACTCCCCACCATCGTGTTCCACGGCGATGCAGACAGCACCGTCCATGTCCGCAACGCGGAGTCGCTGGTGGCGGCGCTGCGCGGCGGTTCGGGGCAGGGCGCGGCTTCCGGCGCAGGCGCCGCCCCGCGTGTGACCCGGGGCCAGTCCGGCCGCGGCGCGCGGCATACGCGCACCGTCTACACGGACGCCGCCGGCCTCGATTCGCTCGAATACTGGCAACTGCACGGCGCCGGCCACGCCTGGTCGGGCGGCAGCGCCAGCGGCAGCTACACGGACCCGTCGGGCGTGGATGCGAGCGCGGAGATGCTGCGCTTCTTCCTTGCCCACCCGCGCGCCGCACGCTGA